From one Streptomyces sp. N50 genomic stretch:
- a CDS encoding polynucleotide kinase-phosphatase — protein MTETETENQTKGRVLPVTDLSLVVLIGASGSGKSTFAHRHFKPTEIISSDFCRGLVADDENDQSASRDAFDVLHYIAGKRLAAGRRTVVDATSVQQDSRRQLIDLAKQFDVLPIAIVLDVPEEVCAERNASRVDRADMPRRVITRHTRELRRSLRGLEREGFRKVHVLRGVEEIDHATIVTEKRYNDLTHLTGPFDIIGDIHGCAAELETLLGKLGYDDGIHPAGRTAVFVGDLVDRGPDSPGVLRRVMSMVGSGNALCVPGNHENKYGRYLKGRKVQHTHGLAETIEQMEGESEEFHAQVRQFIDGLVSHYVLDGGRLVVCHAGLPEKYHGRTSGRVRSHALYGDTTGETDEFGLPVRYPWAEDYRGRAAVVYGHTPVPDASWLNNTICLDTGAVFGGKLTALRWPERELVDVPAEQVWYEPTRPLLTEAPGGHDGRPLDLADVHGRRVVETRHAGRVSVREENAAAALEVMSRFAVDPRLLPYLPPTMAPTATSHVDGYLEHPAEAFAQYADDGVARVVCEEKHMGSRAVALVCRDAEAAAKRFGVDGGPTGSLYTRTGRPFFDDAAVTEEILGRLRTALDESGLWAELDTDWVLLDAELMPWSLKASGLLRGQYAAVGAAARAVFPGALAALEGAAGRGVDVDALLARQRERAADASAFTDAYRRYCWTTSGLDGVRLAPFQILAVQGRSLAGLPHDEQLALLDRLVEHDSTGLLQTTRRLYVDTGDPESVQAGVDWWLEMTGRGGEGMVVKPVGAVVRSEAGRLVQPGIKCRGREYLRIIYGPEYTRPDNLARLRGRFLNHKRSLAIREYALGLEALDRLAEGEPLWRVHEAVFGVLALESEPVDPRL, from the coding sequence ATGACCGAGACCGAGACCGAGAACCAGACCAAGGGGCGCGTTCTGCCCGTCACCGACCTCTCCCTCGTGGTGCTGATCGGCGCCTCCGGCTCCGGCAAGTCCACCTTCGCGCACCGGCACTTCAAGCCGACCGAGATCATCTCCTCCGACTTCTGCCGGGGCCTGGTCGCGGACGACGAGAACGACCAGAGCGCCAGCCGGGACGCCTTCGACGTCCTGCACTACATCGCGGGCAAGCGCCTCGCCGCCGGGCGCCGCACGGTCGTCGACGCGACCAGCGTCCAGCAGGACAGTCGACGCCAACTGATCGACCTGGCCAAGCAGTTCGACGTGCTGCCCATCGCCATCGTGCTCGACGTACCGGAGGAGGTGTGCGCCGAGCGCAACGCCTCCCGCGTCGACCGCGCCGACATGCCGCGCCGCGTCATCACCCGCCACACCCGCGAACTCCGGCGCTCCCTGCGGGGCTTGGAGCGCGAGGGCTTCCGCAAGGTGCACGTGCTGCGGGGCGTCGAGGAGATCGACCACGCCACGATCGTCACCGAGAAGCGCTACAACGACCTGACCCACCTCACCGGCCCCTTCGACATCATCGGCGACATCCACGGCTGCGCCGCCGAACTGGAGACCCTGCTCGGCAAGTTGGGCTACGACGACGGCATCCACCCGGCGGGCCGTACGGCCGTCTTCGTCGGCGACCTCGTCGACCGCGGCCCGGACTCGCCCGGCGTGCTGCGCCGCGTGATGTCCATGGTCGGCTCGGGCAACGCGCTGTGCGTACCGGGCAACCACGAGAACAAGTACGGCCGTTACCTGAAGGGCCGCAAGGTCCAGCACACGCACGGCCTGGCCGAGACGATCGAGCAGATGGAGGGGGAGAGCGAGGAATTCCACGCCCAGGTACGGCAGTTCATCGACGGACTCGTCAGCCACTACGTCCTCGACGGCGGCAGGCTCGTGGTCTGCCACGCCGGCCTGCCCGAGAAGTACCACGGCCGCACGTCGGGCCGGGTCCGCTCGCACGCGCTCTACGGCGACACCACCGGCGAGACCGACGAGTTCGGCCTGCCGGTGCGCTACCCGTGGGCCGAGGACTACCGGGGTCGGGCGGCGGTCGTCTACGGTCACACCCCGGTTCCGGACGCCAGTTGGCTGAACAACACGATCTGCCTGGACACGGGTGCCGTCTTCGGCGGCAAGCTCACCGCCCTGCGGTGGCCTGAGCGGGAGCTGGTCGACGTACCGGCCGAGCAGGTCTGGTACGAGCCGACCCGCCCGCTGCTGACCGAGGCACCCGGCGGCCACGACGGCCGCCCGCTCGACCTGGCGGACGTGCACGGCCGCCGGGTGGTGGAGACGCGGCACGCCGGCCGGGTGTCGGTCCGCGAGGAGAACGCGGCGGCGGCCCTGGAGGTCATGAGCCGCTTCGCGGTCGACCCGCGCCTGCTGCCCTATCTCCCGCCGACCATGGCCCCCACGGCGACCTCGCACGTCGACGGCTACCTGGAGCACCCGGCCGAGGCGTTCGCGCAGTACGCCGACGACGGGGTCGCGCGGGTCGTGTGCGAGGAGAAGCACATGGGTTCGCGGGCGGTGGCGCTGGTGTGCCGGGACGCGGAGGCGGCGGCGAAGCGGTTCGGTGTGGACGGCGGGCCCACCGGGTCCCTCTACACGCGTACGGGGCGTCCGTTCTTCGACGACGCGGCGGTCACGGAGGAGATCCTGGGCCGCCTGCGGACGGCGCTCGACGAGTCGGGCCTGTGGGCGGAACTCGACACCGACTGGGTGCTGCTGGACGCGGAGTTGATGCCGTGGTCGCTGAAGGCGTCCGGGCTGCTGCGTGGTCAGTACGCGGCGGTCGGTGCGGCGGCGCGGGCGGTGTTCCCGGGTGCGCTGGCCGCGCTGGAGGGTGCCGCGGGGCGGGGTGTCGACGTGGACGCGCTGCTGGCCCGGCAGCGTGAACGCGCCGCGGACGCCTCGGCGTTCACCGACGCGTACCGGCGCTACTGCTGGACCACGTCCGGCCTCGACGGTGTCCGGCTCGCCCCGTTCCAGATCCTCGCGGTCCAGGGGCGCAGCCTCGCCGGACTCCCGCACGACGAACAACTCGCCCTGCTGGACCGGCTGGTGGAGCACGACAGCACGGGCCTGCTGCAGACCACCCGCCGCTTGTACGTCGACACCGGTGACCCGGAGTCGGTGCAGGCCGGCGTCGACTGGTGGCTGGAGATGACGGGCCGTGGCGGCGAGGGCATGGTCGTCAAGCCGGTCGGCGCGGTCGTGCGCAGCGAGGCGGGTCGGCTCGTCCAGCCCGGTATCAAGTGCCGTGGCCGTGAGTACCTGCGGATCATCTACGGTCCGGAGTACACGCGGCCCGACAACCTCGCCCGGCTGCGGGGGCGGTTCCTCAACCACAAGCGGTCCCTTGCGATCCGGGAGTACGCGCTGGGTCTTGAGGCGCTGGATCGCTTGGCCGAGGGGGAGCCGTTGTGGCGCGTGCACGAGGCGGTGTTCGGGGTGCTGGCGTTGGAGTCTGAGCCGGTGGATCCTCGGTTGTGA